The Vicinamibacterales bacterium genome includes a region encoding these proteins:
- a CDS encoding glycosyltransferase family 1 protein: MRILLDYRPALRQRSGVGEYVHQLARSLAIQRVDRSTERRAGDRRASTNFDDVEVFTSSWRDRPSRGAVADLEPATVVDRRFPVQLLNFAWHRLLWPPVEWLTGRSYDVVHSPHPLLLPSRRAARVVTIHDLDFLRNFDRTTAEIRRDYPGLVARHAHLADGIVVVSHHVARLVTEHLGVPAERISVCPNGGPRWASEGDPVPPGNAGGRYLLFVGTLEPRKNVSGLLAAYAQLCADHPDTPPLVLAGGRTPAAQEWLDAIARPPLAGRVEYRGYVEDRARRAVYAGARMLVLPSFDEGFGLTVVEAMSLGVPVVASNRGAIPEVAGGAALLVDPDDHLGLAHAMDRVLHEPGLAPRLGEDGLQRARAFSWTQTAALTRTAYERAIEARNRRIHPANDEV; encoded by the coding sequence GTGCGCATCCTGCTCGACTACCGGCCCGCGCTCCGCCAGCGCTCGGGTGTCGGTGAGTACGTCCATCAACTCGCCCGGAGTCTTGCCATCCAACGCGTCGACCGCTCCACCGAGCGCCGCGCCGGTGATCGCCGCGCCTCCACCAATTTCGACGACGTCGAGGTCTTCACGAGCTCGTGGAGGGACCGGCCGTCTCGTGGCGCCGTGGCTGACCTCGAACCAGCCACCGTCGTTGACCGGCGGTTTCCCGTCCAACTGCTGAACTTCGCCTGGCACCGCCTCCTCTGGCCGCCGGTCGAATGGCTGACCGGCCGCAGTTACGACGTCGTTCACTCGCCTCATCCGCTGCTGCTCCCCAGCCGGCGTGCCGCGCGCGTGGTCACGATTCACGACCTCGATTTCCTGAGAAACTTCGATCGAACCACCGCCGAGATTCGCCGCGATTACCCGGGACTGGTGGCCAGGCATGCGCATCTGGCCGACGGCATCGTGGTCGTCTCCCACCACGTGGCCCGGCTGGTCACCGAACACTTGGGCGTGCCGGCCGAGCGCATCAGCGTGTGCCCGAACGGCGGACCGCGCTGGGCATCAGAAGGCGACCCGGTGCCGCCCGGCAACGCGGGAGGACGCTACCTGCTGTTTGTCGGCACCCTGGAGCCGCGCAAGAACGTGAGTGGCCTTCTCGCGGCCTACGCGCAGTTGTGCGCCGACCACCCGGATACGCCCCCCCTGGTGCTGGCCGGTGGACGGACGCCGGCGGCCCAGGAGTGGCTGGACGCGATCGCCCGGCCGCCGCTGGCCGGCCGCGTCGAATACCGCGGGTACGTCGAGGATCGCGCCCGCCGTGCGGTGTATGCTGGCGCGCGGATGCTCGTGCTGCCCTCGTTCGACGAAGGATTCGGTCTGACGGTTGTCGAGGCGATGTCGCTCGGCGTTCCGGTCGTCGCTTCCAATCGCGGAGCGATCCCGGAGGTGGCCGGCGGCGCGGCGCTGCTCGTCGATCCGGACGACCACCTCGGGCTGGCTCACGCCATGGACAGGGTGCTCCACGAGCCCGGGTTGGCGCCACGGCTGGGTGAGGACGGCCTGCAGCGGGCGCGAGCCTTTTCGTGGACCCAGACGGCCGCCTTGACCCGCACCGCCTACGAACGGGCCATCGAGGCGCGGAACCGGCGGATCCATCCGGCCAACGACGAAGTCTGA
- a CDS encoding UDP-glucose/GDP-mannose dehydrogenase family protein translates to MKLAVIGTGYVGLVAGACFAENGNDVTCVDKDEAKLRVLRRGKIPIFEPGLEELVRRNRAEGRLKFTSQVATAVRASSIIFIAVGTPQGEDGSADLQHVLGVARDIARAMNGYKVIVDKSTVPVGTSERVREIIRRETTHPFSVVSNPEFLKQGAAVDDFMKPDRVVIGAEDPRATQMMTELYAPFTRTGAPIMVMDCASAELCKYAANAMLATKISFMNEVARVCELYGADIEQVRRAVGSDRRIGPAFLFPGVGYGGSCFPKDVQAILKFSADKEYRFEILDAVERVNRQQKALLVVKMQKHFGSIDGKTIALWGLSFKPKTDDMREAPAITIVEKLLEAGAKVRAYDPEAMKIAKSIFGSRVTFVDKSYDALVGADALALVTEWNEFREPDFAKMRKLMRTPVVFDGRNIYNREQMKADGFTYFAVGR, encoded by the coding sequence ATGAAGCTCGCAGTGATCGGTACGGGATATGTCGGCTTGGTGGCGGGCGCGTGTTTTGCCGAGAACGGCAACGACGTCACCTGCGTCGACAAGGATGAGGCCAAGCTGCGGGTCCTGCGGCGGGGCAAGATCCCGATCTTCGAGCCGGGCCTGGAGGAGTTGGTCCGTCGCAACCGGGCCGAGGGCCGTCTGAAGTTCACCAGTCAGGTCGCGACGGCCGTCCGGGCGTCGAGCATCATCTTCATCGCGGTCGGAACGCCTCAGGGTGAGGACGGGTCGGCCGACCTCCAGCACGTGCTTGGCGTGGCGCGCGACATCGCGCGGGCGATGAATGGCTACAAGGTCATCGTGGACAAGAGCACGGTGCCCGTGGGGACCTCCGAGCGCGTGCGCGAGATCATCAGGCGCGAAACCACCCATCCGTTCTCGGTGGTCAGCAACCCGGAATTCCTGAAGCAGGGCGCTGCCGTCGATGACTTCATGAAACCGGACCGCGTCGTCATCGGCGCCGAGGATCCGCGAGCGACCCAGATGATGACCGAGCTCTACGCCCCGTTCACGCGGACGGGGGCACCGATCATGGTGATGGACTGCGCCAGCGCGGAGTTGTGCAAGTACGCGGCGAACGCCATGCTCGCCACGAAGATCTCGTTCATGAACGAGGTGGCGCGCGTCTGTGAGTTGTACGGGGCGGACATCGAACAGGTGCGGCGGGCCGTGGGATCGGATCGGCGGATTGGGCCGGCGTTCCTCTTCCCGGGCGTCGGGTATGGTGGCAGTTGCTTCCCCAAGGACGTGCAGGCCATTCTGAAGTTCTCGGCCGACAAGGAGTACCGCTTCGAGATCCTCGACGCGGTCGAACGGGTGAACCGCCAGCAGAAAGCCCTGCTGGTCGTGAAGATGCAGAAGCACTTCGGCTCGATCGACGGCAAGACCATCGCGCTCTGGGGGCTGTCGTTCAAGCCCAAGACTGACGACATGCGCGAGGCGCCCGCGATTACGATCGTCGAGAAACTCCTCGAAGCCGGGGCGAAGGTGAGGGCGTACGACCCGGAGGCGATGAAGATCGCGAAATCCATCTTCGGCAGCCGCGTCACGTTCGTGGACAAGAGCTACGACGCGCTGGTCGGTGCCGATGCGCTGGCGCTCGTGACCGAATGGAACGAGTTCCGGGAGCCGGATTTTGCGAAGATGCGGAAGCTCATGCGGACGCCGGTGGTCTTCGACGGCCGGAACATCTACAATCGCGAGCAGATGAAAGCGGATGGGTTCACGTACTTTGCAGTCGGACGCTGA
- a CDS encoding YicC/YloC family endoribonuclease, with the protein MLRSMTGFASLTREDERATVGVTIRAVNHRYVDVQLRLPQSLAPIESRLRAIVQRHVARGRVELSISLQLREPPAPEVELNEEFVHRLSDALERARQQGLVSGQLTPGDLIRVPQALVFKERAADERAAGADVVSLVEAAVEETAAELNTMRTREGGHLRADLDGRRETLADLIERIAAAAAQGQSDVEARLAERVKELSRDLPVDPAAIAQEIVRTAARSDISEEVVRFRAHLAHWTALTESAEPCGRKFDFLLQEMNREVNTIGSKADGLGVTELIVDAKAELEKMREQVQNVE; encoded by the coding sequence ATGCTTCGCAGCATGACTGGTTTTGCGTCGTTGACCCGAGAGGACGAACGGGCGACGGTCGGTGTCACGATCCGCGCGGTCAACCATCGATACGTCGATGTCCAGCTGCGCCTGCCGCAGAGCCTGGCGCCGATCGAATCCCGGCTCCGGGCGATCGTCCAGCGGCACGTCGCGCGCGGCCGGGTGGAGCTGAGCATCTCGCTGCAGTTGCGGGAGCCGCCGGCGCCCGAGGTCGAATTGAACGAGGAATTCGTCCACCGGCTGTCCGATGCGCTGGAGCGCGCCCGCCAGCAGGGCCTGGTCAGTGGCCAACTGACCCCGGGTGATCTCATCCGCGTTCCGCAGGCGCTCGTCTTCAAGGAGCGGGCGGCCGACGAACGGGCGGCCGGCGCCGACGTGGTCAGCCTGGTGGAGGCGGCGGTCGAGGAGACAGCTGCCGAGCTGAACACGATGCGGACGCGGGAGGGTGGACACCTGCGTGCCGATCTCGATGGCCGGCGGGAGACCCTGGCGGACCTGATCGAGCGGATCGCAGCCGCGGCCGCGCAGGGACAGAGCGACGTCGAGGCCAGACTCGCCGAGCGCGTCAAGGAGTTGAGCCGCGATCTGCCGGTCGATCCCGCGGCCATCGCACAGGAGATTGTGAGGACCGCTGCCCGATCGGACATCAGCGAGGAGGTGGTGCGATTCCGCGCCCACCTGGCGCACTGGACCGCGCTGACGGAAAGCGCGGAGCCATGCGGGCGAAAGTTCGATTTCCTCCTGCAGGAGATGAACCGCGAGGTCAATACGATCGGTTCGAAGGCCGACGGACTTGGCGTCACCGAGCTGATTGTCGACGCGAAGGCCGAACTCGAGAAGATGCGCGAGCAGGTGCAGAATGTCGAGTAG
- the galE gene encoding UDP-glucose 4-epimerase GalE → MGSRTLQSDAEVGAVLVTGGAGYIGSHAAKVLRAHGRRVVIYDNLSEGHRAAALGAPLVVGDTHDVGLLRSVIAEHRIGAVMHFAAWAAVGESVRDPSGYYRNNVEGTLSVLRAMAEEHVPTFIFSSTAAVFGEPETVPITELHPTRPINAYGETKLTIERALPHFERAYGIHSVCLRYFNAAGADPDGELGEDHHPERHLIPLALDAVAGGAPLQVFGDDYPTPDGTCLRDYIHVTDLAQAHVLALGALERAPRSTVYNLGNGRPYSVKEVLTTVEHVTGQPVPHTLVARRAGDPAVLYASSARIQKELGWSPRFGDLSVIIETAWQWRHSHPLKFQDPR, encoded by the coding sequence ATGGGTTCACGTACTTTGCAGTCGGACGCTGAGGTGGGCGCCGTCCTCGTCACCGGGGGAGCGGGCTACATCGGCAGTCACGCGGCCAAGGTCCTGCGGGCGCACGGCCGTCGCGTGGTGATCTACGACAATCTGTCCGAGGGACATCGCGCGGCCGCCCTCGGCGCCCCGCTGGTGGTTGGCGACACGCACGACGTGGGGCTGCTGCGCTCGGTGATCGCCGAGCATCGCATCGGCGCCGTGATGCACTTCGCGGCCTGGGCCGCGGTCGGCGAGTCGGTGCGTGACCCCTCGGGCTACTACCGGAACAACGTGGAGGGCACGCTCTCGGTCCTGCGCGCGATGGCCGAGGAGCACGTGCCGACCTTCATCTTCTCGTCCACGGCGGCGGTGTTCGGCGAGCCGGAGACGGTGCCGATCACGGAATTGCATCCGACGCGCCCCATCAACGCGTACGGCGAGACGAAGCTGACGATCGAGCGGGCCCTCCCGCACTTCGAGCGGGCCTACGGAATCCACTCGGTGTGCCTGCGCTATTTCAACGCGGCAGGCGCCGATCCGGACGGGGAGTTGGGAGAGGATCACCACCCGGAGCGCCACCTGATTCCGCTGGCGCTCGACGCGGTGGCAGGCGGCGCACCGCTCCAGGTGTTCGGCGACGACTACCCGACGCCCGATGGCACCTGTCTGCGCGACTATATCCACGTGACGGATCTCGCGCAGGCTCACGTGCTGGCGCTCGGGGCGCTCGAGCGGGCCCCGCGGTCGACTGTCTACAACCTGGGGAACGGCCGGCCCTACTCGGTGAAGGAAGTGCTGACGACGGTCGAGCACGTCACGGGTCAGCCGGTGCCGCACACGCTGGTGGCGCGGCGAGCCGGCGACCCGGCAGTGCTGTACGCGTCGAGCGCGCGGATTCAGAAGGAACTTGGCTGGTCGCCGAGGTTCGGCGATCTTTCGGTCATCATCGAGACGGCATGGCAATGGCGACACTCGCACCCTCTGAAGTTCCAGGACCCACGGTAA
- a CDS encoding glycosyltransferase family 2 protein, whose translation MDPLLSVVMPVYNERETIEEIVRRVLAVPVRVQLIVVDDGSKDGTRDILTTLRRELGFELIFQERNQGKGAALRRGFSEVKGDLVVIQDADLEYSPEEYPQLIELICQGRADVVYGSRFLGRHRVFMFSHYLGNLLMTFVTNVLYNTMLTDMETCYKVMRSEIAHGLNLKSNGFGIEPEMTAKIFKRGYRVYEIPITYDGRGYDQGKKITWRDGVVALWVLLRFRFRD comes from the coding sequence GTGGACCCGCTGTTGTCGGTCGTGATGCCGGTCTACAACGAGCGAGAGACGATCGAGGAGATCGTGCGCCGCGTGCTCGCCGTCCCGGTCCGGGTCCAGCTCATCGTCGTGGACGACGGGTCGAAGGACGGGACACGTGACATCCTCACGACGCTGCGCCGCGAGCTCGGGTTCGAGTTGATCTTCCAGGAACGCAACCAGGGCAAGGGCGCGGCGCTCCGGCGCGGGTTCAGCGAGGTCAAGGGCGACCTGGTGGTGATTCAGGATGCGGACCTGGAGTACTCGCCCGAAGAGTATCCGCAACTCATCGAGCTGATCTGCCAGGGACGCGCAGACGTCGTCTACGGGTCGCGGTTCCTCGGGCGTCATCGAGTGTTCATGTTCTCGCACTACCTGGGGAACCTGCTGATGACGTTCGTCACGAATGTGCTCTACAACACGATGCTGACCGACATGGAGACCTGCTACAAGGTCATGCGGTCGGAGATCGCGCACGGGCTGAATCTGAAGTCGAACGGATTCGGCATCGAGCCCGAGATGACGGCGAAGATCTTCAAGCGCGGCTACCGGGTCTACGAGATCCCGATCACGTACGACGGCCGCGGCTATGACCAGGGCAAGAAAATCACCTGGCGCGACGGCGTGGTCGCGCTCTGGGTGCTTCTCAGGTTCCGGTTCCGCGATTGA
- a CDS encoding ABC transporter ATP-binding protein: MNSLLRLFRFSAPYRGRLMAAFFWMVLYAIGSAGLAYMIKDVFDKVLASGAGLGMVAAAVIGANLLKGVGGYFSSYLMADVGQRVVMDVRNALYRHILNQSAAFFARRTSGQLMSRITNDVGQVQQAVSETIGDLLRESLALVGYLVLLFSIDARLALVFLTGAPLVVYPLVRLGQRLRKTTRRSQEELENLSHVSAEAFTGHRIVKAFGTEAHEAGRFARAADRLFRANMKVTAALSVLPPVMEFLGGIGMAGALWYGAKEIANGQLTAGEFTSFIAALFLMYGPAKKLSRVNANLQQTMAASERIFEILDQHSEVVERPGAVPLRRLSRGITFDNVGFGYEDDHGRKILRGVSLEVPAGEMVAIVGRSGAGKTTLVNLLPRFYDVTAGAILIDGVDIRDVTLASLRAQIGIVTQETVLFDDTISGNIAYGSPDASPKAIEAAARSAHAHDFIVGLRNGYKTFIGERGQRLSGGQRQRLAIARALLKNSPILILDEATSSLDAESEHLVQEALANLMANRTAIVIAHRLSTVRRAKHIIVLERGRVVEMGRHEELLARPGGAYAKLYAMQIVAGRRALAVPVAQLNE; encoded by the coding sequence TTGAACTCGCTCCTTCGACTCTTCCGCTTCTCCGCCCCCTATCGCGGCCGCTTGATGGCGGCGTTCTTCTGGATGGTCCTGTACGCGATCGGCTCCGCCGGCCTGGCGTACATGATCAAGGACGTCTTCGACAAGGTCCTGGCGAGCGGTGCCGGCCTCGGCATGGTCGCGGCGGCGGTCATCGGCGCGAACCTCCTGAAGGGCGTCGGCGGCTACTTCTCGTCCTACCTCATGGCCGATGTGGGGCAGCGCGTCGTGATGGACGTGCGCAACGCGCTCTACCGCCACATCCTGAACCAGTCGGCCGCCTTCTTCGCGCGACGGACCTCCGGGCAGTTGATGTCGCGGATCACCAACGACGTCGGGCAGGTCCAGCAGGCGGTGTCCGAGACGATCGGAGACCTGCTGCGCGAGTCGCTGGCGCTCGTCGGCTACCTCGTCCTCCTGTTCTCGATCGACGCGCGGCTCGCGCTCGTGTTCCTGACGGGCGCGCCGCTGGTCGTCTATCCGCTCGTCCGCCTCGGGCAGCGCCTTCGCAAGACGACGCGGCGGAGTCAGGAGGAACTCGAGAACCTGTCCCACGTGAGCGCAGAGGCGTTCACCGGCCACCGGATCGTGAAGGCCTTCGGGACCGAGGCCCATGAGGCCGGCCGTTTTGCGCGCGCCGCGGATCGACTGTTCCGGGCCAACATGAAGGTCACGGCTGCCCTGTCGGTGTTGCCCCCCGTCATGGAGTTCCTGGGCGGCATCGGCATGGCGGGGGCGCTGTGGTACGGCGCGAAGGAAATCGCGAACGGGCAGCTCACGGCGGGCGAGTTCACGTCGTTCATCGCCGCGTTGTTCCTGATGTACGGCCCGGCGAAGAAGCTGAGCCGCGTGAACGCGAACCTCCAGCAGACGATGGCGGCGTCGGAGCGGATCTTCGAGATCCTGGACCAGCACTCCGAGGTCGTCGAGCGGCCGGGAGCCGTGCCACTGCGGCGCCTGTCACGCGGAATCACGTTCGACAACGTCGGCTTCGGCTACGAGGACGACCACGGCCGCAAAATCCTGCGAGGCGTGTCGCTCGAGGTGCCGGCGGGCGAGATGGTGGCGATCGTCGGCCGGAGCGGCGCGGGCAAAACGACGCTCGTCAACCTGCTGCCCCGGTTCTACGACGTCACAGCCGGGGCCATCCTAATCGACGGCGTCGATATTCGGGACGTGACGCTCGCGTCGCTTCGAGCCCAGATTGGCATCGTCACCCAGGAGACGGTGCTCTTCGACGACACCATCTCGGGTAACATCGCGTACGGATCGCCAGACGCCAGCCCGAAGGCGATAGAGGCGGCGGCGCGGTCGGCACACGCGCACGACTTCATCGTCGGGTTGCGGAACGGATACAAGACCTTCATCGGCGAGCGGGGCCAGCGGCTGTCGGGCGGGCAGCGGCAGCGCCTGGCGATTGCCCGTGCGCTGCTCAAGAACTCGCCGATCCTGATCCTCGACGAGGCCACGTCCTCGCTCGATGCCGAGTCCGAACACCTGGTGCAGGAGGCGCTGGCCAACCTCATGGCCAACCGTACCGCCATCGTGATTGCGCATCGGCTGTCAACCGTGCGGCGCGCGAAACACATCATCGTCCTCGAACGCGGCCGGGTGGTCGAGATGGGACGCCACGAGGAGTTGCTGGCACGTCCGGGCGGCGCATACGCGAAACTGTACGCGATGCAGATCGTGGCCGGGCGCCGTGCCCTCGCCGTGCCCGTCGCACAGCTCAACGAGTAG
- the gmk gene encoding guanylate kinase codes for MSSSGRGRLFIVSAPSGAGKTTVVRRMIEITPGVAISRSYTSRSIRPGEVDGVDYHFVTAERFVAMRDAGGFLEWAEVFGHFYGTAAEDTERCLEDGSDLVLVIDVQGAEKVRARGLPSVGIFLLPPSFDVLEQRLRGRGRDPEDAIVRRLATARREVQVFVEYDYVVVNDEIEACAGRLRAIVLAERSRLEVMTPAARRILAGFSA; via the coding sequence ATGTCGAGTAGCGGACGCGGCCGTCTGTTCATCGTGTCCGCGCCCTCCGGCGCCGGCAAGACGACCGTCGTGCGCCGCATGATCGAGATCACGCCGGGAGTGGCGATCTCGCGATCGTACACGTCGCGCTCGATCCGCCCGGGCGAGGTTGACGGCGTCGACTACCACTTCGTCACCGCGGAACGGTTCGTGGCGATGCGCGACGCCGGCGGATTCCTCGAGTGGGCCGAGGTGTTCGGGCACTTCTACGGGACCGCAGCGGAGGACACCGAACGCTGCCTCGAGGACGGCTCGGATCTCGTGCTGGTGATCGACGTCCAGGGAGCGGAGAAGGTGAGGGCACGCGGCCTGCCGTCGGTCGGGATCTTCCTGCTGCCGCCGTCGTTCGACGTGCTCGAGCAACGCCTGCGTGGGCGGGGGCGCGACCCCGAGGACGCCATCGTCCGGAGACTGGCGACCGCGCGTCGCGAAGTCCAGGTGTTCGTGGAGTACGACTACGTGGTCGTCAACGACGAGATCGAGGCGTGCGCCGGCCGGCTGCGCGCGATCGTGCTCGCGGAACGGTCGCGGCTCGAGGTGATGACGCCGGCTGCGCGGCGAATCCTCGCCGGCTTCTCCGCGTAG
- a CDS encoding glycosyltransferase family 1 protein produces MRIAIDVRKYHDFGIGTYIRNLVRYLAFIDHDTEYVLLCRRQDRDRVGLVGPNFRAVVEDSGPYSIAEQVHVPIALRRERIDLFHAPHYVLPPLVHCRSVVTIHDCIHLMFPEYLPGRLAHAYARGQLWMAAHRSDRILTVSETSKLDILRRFRVPADKVTVVYNAIDERLAVPPVEEDVERVKARYQLNDPFALYVGNIKPHKNLERLIHAFHELRKDAAFESLKLVIIGDEISRYQGLRRAVHRLKLHKHVRFLGFVPLETLAVLYRLARVFVFPSLYEGFGLPPLEAMYFGTPVVTSNISSLPEVVGDAAILVDPYDPASIADGMRQALQDEQLRAELRVRGMARAREFSWAQSVRRIRDVYGEVMEQVHPI; encoded by the coding sequence GTGCGAATTGCCATCGACGTCCGGAAGTATCACGATTTCGGGATCGGGACCTACATCCGGAACCTCGTTCGCTATCTCGCGTTCATCGACCACGACACGGAGTACGTCCTGCTCTGCCGCAGACAGGATCGAGACCGCGTCGGCCTGGTTGGCCCGAACTTCCGTGCCGTGGTGGAGGATTCCGGGCCCTACTCGATCGCCGAGCAGGTTCACGTTCCGATTGCGCTGCGTCGCGAACGGATCGACCTCTTCCACGCGCCTCACTACGTGTTGCCCCCGCTGGTGCATTGCCGCTCGGTTGTCACGATCCACGACTGCATCCACCTGATGTTTCCGGAGTACCTGCCGGGACGGCTCGCACACGCTTACGCGCGAGGCCAATTGTGGATGGCCGCCCATCGCTCGGATCGCATCCTGACGGTCTCGGAGACGTCCAAGCTCGATATTCTCCGTCGCTTTCGTGTGCCGGCCGACAAGGTGACGGTGGTCTACAACGCCATCGACGAGCGGCTCGCCGTCCCGCCGGTCGAGGAGGATGTCGAGCGGGTCAAGGCGCGCTACCAGCTCAACGATCCGTTCGCGCTCTACGTCGGCAACATCAAACCGCACAAGAACCTCGAGCGGCTCATCCACGCATTCCACGAACTGCGGAAGGACGCGGCCTTCGAGTCGCTCAAACTGGTGATCATCGGCGACGAGATCTCGAGGTATCAGGGTCTGCGCCGGGCCGTCCACCGGCTGAAGCTCCACAAGCACGTCCGCTTTCTGGGATTCGTGCCGCTCGAGACGCTGGCCGTTCTCTATCGCCTCGCCCGCGTGTTCGTGTTTCCTTCGCTTTACGAGGGCTTTGGTCTGCCACCGCTCGAGGCGATGTACTTCGGAACGCCAGTCGTCACGTCCAACATCTCGTCTCTGCCGGAGGTGGTGGGCGACGCGGCCATCCTCGTCGATCCGTACGACCCGGCGTCGATTGCCGACGGGATGCGCCAGGCGCTTCAGGACGAGCAGCTGCGCGCCGAACTCCGCGTCCGCGGTATGGCTCGGGCACGAGAGTTCTCATGGGCGCAGTCGGTTCGGCGAATCAGGGACGTGTACGGCGAGGTGATGGAGCAGGTCCACCCGATATGA
- a CDS encoding glycosyltransferase family 2 protein produces MTDLAIIVVSYNAKADLLRMLESLLAPPPQVTHEVVVVDNGSADGSLAAVREQWPRVTAIDAGGNLGFSRANNIGIRATRSEFILLLNSDTLVAPGVIDRLVAVLRGLPDTAIVGPRLVDAAGVPEISFGRMMSPWNELRQKTLGRLYDAGVGFVRRFVARQVRTAHVVDWVSGACLLVRRQDAEAVGLLDERFFLYTEDIDFCASVRQTGRRVRFTPEAEIRHLRGRSRAHAPGPAEIAYRRSHLAFYAKHHPRWYPMLRVYLRAKGALPPQIGPGEAGQ; encoded by the coding sequence ATGACGGACCTGGCCATCATCGTTGTCAGTTACAACGCGAAGGCCGACCTGCTCCGGATGCTCGAATCGCTCCTGGCGCCTCCGCCCCAGGTCACGCACGAGGTCGTGGTCGTGGACAACGGGTCGGCCGACGGCAGCCTCGCGGCTGTCCGCGAGCAGTGGCCGCGGGTGACCGCCATCGATGCCGGCGGCAACCTCGGGTTCTCGCGGGCCAACAACATCGGGATTCGCGCCACGCGTAGCGAGTTCATCCTCCTGTTGAACAGCGACACCCTTGTCGCGCCCGGCGTCATCGATCGGTTGGTCGCCGTCCTGCGGGGGCTGCCCGACACGGCCATTGTCGGGCCCAGGCTGGTCGATGCGGCAGGAGTGCCGGAAATCTCGTTCGGCCGGATGATGAGCCCGTGGAACGAACTCCGCCAGAAGACACTCGGTCGGCTCTACGATGCCGGCGTCGGGTTCGTTCGACGCTTTGTCGCGCGGCAGGTGCGGACCGCCCATGTCGTGGACTGGGTGAGCGGAGCATGCCTGCTGGTCCGGCGGCAGGACGCCGAGGCGGTGGGCCTGCTCGACGAGCGGTTCTTTCTCTACACGGAGGACATCGATTTCTGCGCTTCGGTGCGGCAGACGGGCCGCCGGGTGCGCTTCACCCCGGAGGCTGAAATCCGGCATCTCCGCGGGCGGTCCCGGGCGCACGCACCCGGACCGGCGGAGATTGCGTATCGGCGGAGCCACCTCGCCTTCTACGCGAAGCACCATCCTCGCTGGTATCCGATGCTGCGCGTCTACCTCCGGGCGAAGGGGGCGCTGCCGCCTCAAATCGGACCCGGCGAAGCGGGACAGTAG
- a CDS encoding glycosyltransferase family 1 protein — protein sequence MRIGIDARELCGRPTGVGRYLSQLLTAWGTLPEAAPHTYVLYTPTGEPRSGALARLADSPLDVTVRNVKGGSGTWWEQVRLTAAVWRERPDVFFAPAYTGPLLVPMPLVLTLHDLSFLAHPEWFPLRMRLRRRLVTTLSARRARCILTVSQFSRDEIVQWLGIAAERVRVLPHGLPEPRKGGIQAHPRSSSAAGPHDPLVLYVGSIFNRRHVPVLIQAVARVAAHHPDLRLEIVGDNRTFPFEDLQSIASEAGASGRTTLRDYVSDEVLTDLYERAGVFAFLSDYEGFGLTPLEALVRGVPILVGDTPVAREVYGDAARYVTTTDVAATASALEALLFDATSRAAALARAPGVLERYSWERTARHTLQALVESAR from the coding sequence ATGCGTATCGGCATCGACGCGAGGGAACTGTGCGGCCGGCCAACGGGTGTGGGCCGATACCTGTCGCAATTGCTGACGGCCTGGGGCACCCTGCCGGAGGCCGCCCCGCACACGTATGTCCTCTACACGCCGACCGGTGAACCCCGCAGCGGCGCGCTCGCGCGCCTGGCGGACTCGCCGCTCGATGTCACGGTGCGGAATGTGAAAGGCGGCAGCGGAACCTGGTGGGAACAGGTGCGGCTGACGGCCGCGGTGTGGAGAGAGCGGCCGGACGTCTTCTTTGCACCTGCCTACACCGGACCGCTCCTGGTTCCGATGCCGCTCGTGCTGACGCTGCACGACCTGTCGTTCCTCGCGCACCCGGAGTGGTTTCCACTCCGGATGCGATTGAGGCGACGACTCGTCACAACCCTATCCGCGCGCCGGGCGCGGTGCATCCTGACCGTCTCGCAGTTCTCGCGGGACGAAATCGTGCAGTGGCTCGGCATCGCGGCCGAGCGCGTCCGGGTTCTGCCGCACGGATTGCCAGAACCGCGGAAGGGTGGTATCCAGGCACACCCGCGGTCGTCGTCGGCCGCAGGACCTCATGATCCGCTGGTGCTGTACGTCGGGTCGATCTTCAATCGCCGGCACGTGCCGGTCCTGATCCAGGCCGTGGCACGGGTTGCGGCGCACCATCCCGATCTTCGCCTCGAGATCGTTGGCGACAATCGCACGTTCCCGTTCGAGGATCTGCAGTCGATTGCCTCCGAGGCGGGCGCGTCCGGACGCACCACCCTGCGCGACTACGTCTCGGACGAGGTCCTGACCGACCTGTACGAGCGGGCCGGCGTGTTCGCGTTCCTGTCGGACTACGAGGGCTTCGGCCTGACGCCGCTCGAGGCCCTGGTGCGCGGCGTGCCGATTCTCGTCGGCGACACCCCTGTCGCGCGCGAGGTCTACGGCGACGCCGCCCGCTATGTCACGACGACGGATGTCGCGGCGACGGCGTCTGCGCTGGAGGCGCTGCTCTTCGACGCCACCAGTCGGGCGGCCGCACTGGCCCGCGCACCCGGCGTCCTCGAGCGGTATTCCTGGGAGCGCACGGCCCGTCACACGTTGCAGGCCCTGGTGGAGTCGGCCCGATGA